One segment of Solanum lycopersicum chromosome 1, SLM_r2.1 DNA contains the following:
- the CaM1 gene encoding calmodulin 1 → MADQLTEDQISEFKEAFSLFDKDGDGCITTKELGTVMRSLGQNPTEAELQDMINEVDADGNGTIDFPEFLNLMARKMKDTDSEEELKEAFRVFDKDQNGFISAAELRHVMTNLGEKLTDEEVDEMIREADVDGDGQINYDEFVKVMMAK, encoded by the exons ATGGCGGATCAGCTCACCGAAGATCAGATCTCTGAGTTCAAGGAAGCTTTCAGTCTTTTTGACAAAGACGGAGATG GTTGTATCACAACTAAGGAACTTGGAACAGTAATGCGGTCATTGGGGCAGAACCCAACCGAGGCTGAGCTTCAAGACATGATCAATGAAGTTGATGCTGATGGAAATGGGACCATTGATTTCCCAGAGTTCCTTAACCTGATGGCTCGCAAGATGAAGGACACTGATTCTGAGGAGGAGCTCAAGGAAGCTTTCAGAGTGTTTGACAAGGATCAGAATGGATTCATCTCCGCAGCTGAGCTTCGTCATGTGATGACAAACCTAGGCGAAAAGCTTACTGATGAAGAGGTTGATGAGATGATTCGTGAAGCTGATGTGGATGGTGATGGGCAGATCAACTACGACGAGTTCGTCAAGGTTATGATGGCCAAGTGA